From the genome of Bos taurus isolate L1 Dominette 01449 registration number 42190680 breed Hereford chromosome 2, ARS-UCD2.0, whole genome shotgun sequence, one region includes:
- the E2F2 gene encoding transcription factor E2F2 isoform X3: MLRGPRALAPAAGPPPKGLPAMSPTELWSPGLSSPQLCPTTTTYYTQLYPQTVPPAAAPGTCLDATPHGPEGQAVRCVPAGRLPAKRKLDLEGIGRPTVPEFRTPKGKCIRVDGLPSPKTPKSPGEKTRYDTSLGLLTKKFIYLLSESEDGVLDLNWAAEVLDVQKRRIYDITNVLEGIQLIRKKAKNNIQWVGRGLFEDPTRPGKQQQLGQELKELMNMEQALDQLIHSCSLNFKHLTEDKANKRLAYVTYQDIRAVGNFKEQTVIAVKAPPQTRLEVPDRSEENLQIHLKSTQGPIEVYLCPEEVQEPHSPAKEPLPSTSALSPSPDSTQLNSNSDPGITEPTASSEGQPADQLFFSFTYHLSLSTTRGRYHHSHFRGEEIEACECCYLPTQLYS, from the exons ATGCTGCGGGGGCCTCGGGCCCTGGCTCCGGCAGCCGGGCCACCCCCAAAGGGGCTGCCCGCGATGAGCCCCACGGAGCTGTGGTCGCCGGGCCTCAGCAGCCCCCAGCTCTGCCCGACCACCACCACCTACTACACCCAGCTGTACCCGCAGACTGTGCCTCCCGCTGCGGCGCCCGGCACCTGCCTCGACGCCACCCCCCACGGACCGGAGGGTCAAGCTGTGCGATGCGTGCCGGCTGGCCGGCTGCCG gCCAAAAGGAAGCTGGACCTGGAGGGGATCGGGAGGCCCACGGTCCCTGAATTCCGGACTCCCAAGGGGAAGTGCATTAGAGTGGATGGCCTCCCCAGCCCCAAAA CCCCCAAGTCCCCCGGAGAAAAGACTCGCTATGACACATCGCTGGGGCTGCTCACCAAGAAATTCATTTACCTCCTGAGTGAGTCTGAGGATGGGGTTCTGGATCTGAACTGGGCTGCCGAAGTGCTGGACGTGCAGAAGCGGCGCATCTACGACATCACCAACGTGCTGGAGGGCATCCAGCTCATCCGCAAGAAGGCCAAGAACAACATCCAGTGGGT GGGCAGGGGACTGTTTGAAGACCCCACGCGGCCtgggaagcagcagcagctggggcaGGAGCTGAAGGAGCTGATGAACATGGAGCAGGCCCTGGACCAGCTCATCCACAGCTGCTCTCTGAACTTCAAGCACCTGACGGAGGACAAGGCCAACAAGAG ACTGGCCTACGTGACGTACCAGGACATCCGTGCTGTGGGCAACTTTAAGGAGCAGACGGTGATTGCGGTCAAGGCCCCTCCGCAGACTAGACTGGAGGTGCCTGACAGGAGTGAG GAGAACCTGCAGATACATCTGAAGAGCACACAGGGGCCCATCGAGGTTTACCTGTGCCCAGAAGAGGTGCAGGAGCCCCACAGTCCTGCCAAGGAGCCCCTCCCCTCCACTTCCGCCCTCAGCCCCAGCCCTGACTCCACCCAGCTCAACAGCAACAGCGACCCTGGGATCACGGAACCCACGGCATCCTCAG aagggCAGCCTGCAGACCAGCTGTTTTTTAGCTTCACTTATCATTTAAGCCTCTCAACAACCAGAGGCAGGtatcatcattcccattttaggGGCGAAGAAATAGAGGCCTGTGAATGCTGTTATTTACCCACACAGTTATACAGCTAG